Genomic DNA from Candidatus Koribacter versatilis Ellin345:
AATATTGCCGCACATTTCGGAGTTGCCGTACCAGTCGAAGACACGACATCCAAAAGCCGCCTCAATGGCTTCGCGCTGATAGTCGAACAACGTCTCAGAGGTTGTGAAGATACCCCGTGGCCGAACCCGTCCTTGGCCATAGCGCTGATAGGCCAGCGCCAACAAATAGACCGACGATGGATAGCCATTAATCATGACCGGCTGCCATGCGTCGAGCGCTTTTGCATAGGCCGAGAAATTCTTCGGCGACATGTGGTACGAGGAGAGAATCAGCAACTGGTTTGCTGAGTCCTCTACCCAGAAAGGCGGCGTCTTTCGGTCATAGTGGGCAACAGGATGCCCTTGGCACGCGGCGATCGGCTCGCCTGAAAGAAGGCTGACATTGGCCCACATATAGTGCAGCTCGCGAAATGCATATTCACGCTGAAAGCAATATTGCGAAATTGGGAAGTGCAGAGACTTTCCTGTCGTGCCGCTTGTGTGAGCCCAGCGAACCGCCAACTGGTTCAATTCTTCCCTACAGAGCTGGTCTTGAAGGCTTCGTACAGTTTGTTTCGTCAGAATGGGCGCATCCTTAACTGTTCGGGTGCTCCGCATCTGTGCATAAGCGGAATGTTCGCGGTAAAAAGCTGTCCGGAGAACCGATTCGCTCATGAACTTCTGAATCTCCTCGCTTTGATGGTCGAGCAACCGGGAACTATCCCACCATTGCGAATCAACCAGCAATGCCAGCGCCTCGTTATAAAAACGCCCGTAACGCAATCGCCGCTGGTTCTTCCCGTAAAGACTCGCACAAATATTCTTCACCGAGAACGGCATGCTGAAATACAGACTGCGCTGCAGCTTTGAGCCGTAATTCATGTCGGCATCCCGGCGACTGCATCACGTTCTAACTCGACCTTGCCAAGCCATCCAAAATGCGGCCGAAACTCGTAAAGCGATTGGTGAGGCCACTCAACAAGTTTGCCAGTCCAATCCGCGAGATTGCTGCAGGTACGGATCGAGTGGTGCGAGGCGATGGTTAACGGATAGCGATGAGATTCGAACGCCCTCCTAATAAGAAGCAACTTCTCAAAATCGAAGCCCATCAGTTGGGTACAAACATCGTCGACGGCGACCGGATCTCCACCGGCAATGACGACCCCACACTCCTTCGCCGTACCGGCAACCGGGCCGTTTCCCTCCATCGCAATGAATCCATCCACAACTGAGAAATATCGC
This window encodes:
- a CDS encoding phenylacetate--CoA ligase family protein, giving the protein MNYGSKLQRSLYFSMPFSVKNICASLYGKNQRRLRYGRFYNEALALLVDSQWWDSSRLLDHQSEEIQKFMSESVLRTAFYREHSAYAQMRSTRTVKDAPILTKQTVRSLQDQLCREELNQLAVRWAHTSGTTGKSLHFPISQYCFQREYAFRELHYMWANVSLLSGEPIAACQGHPVAHYDRKTPPFWVEDSANQLLILSSYHMSPKNFSAYAKALDAWQPVMINGYPSSVYLLALAYQRYGQGRVRPRGIFTTSETLFDYQREAIEAAFGCRVFDWYGNSEMCGNIVQCELGERHLKMEHSLIEIVDEHNDPISPGETGRLLCTGFGNHAFPLVRYDIGDRVVLSKNQVSRCGRSGVLIHEIAGRSEDYIVAADGRYVGRLDHLFKDSQNVVEAQVVQTAAGKVVLRVVRTPEYGAPDERAIREEAALRLGSDTSVEFEYCESIPRGANGKFPFVLTQGRQGGNAATLSRVGIG